One Streptomyces formicae genomic window, AACGCCAGGGCGTGCACGCGGCGGGGGCAAGCACATCGCGCGCCGGCGCGCCCGGATCCGCCACCGCCGATCCGCGCGCCCCCAAGTCCTCCGACGCAACCTCTTTGTCGGAAGAGGGGGAAGGATCGGAGGAGGCCGAGCGGCACCGCCGCCGCGAACTCGCCCAGCTGGCCTGGCCCGAGGCCGCGGGCACCACCCCCGAGCAGCGCGAGGCGCTGGAGCTGGCCGTGCGCCACCAGCTCGCCCCCGCGGAAGTCGCCGCCGTCCTCGGCCTGGAGCCGACGGAGGCCCGCGACCTGCTCGCGTCCGCCGCCTGCGAGGTGGAGCGCACCCGGGCCGCGCTCGCCGTCGTGGAGACCGGCAGCTGCCCCATCGTCGCCCGCCTCACCGGCGACAACCAGCTCCTCCTCGGCACCGCCCTGCGCCGCGAGCTCGTCCGGCACGTCGACGACTGCCCGCGCTGCCGCCGCACCGCCGAGCGCGCGGGAGCGGGCGCCTGGCCGGGCACGGCGGTCACCCCTGCCGCGCTTCCCGTCGTCGAGGCCCCGCGGCCTGCCCTGCACAGGGCGATGGAGCACGTCCCACGCGCGCGTGGCGGCGGTCCGCGCTACGACCGGCGCGGATTTCCGATGGACCCCAAGGACCACGCCGCGCGCCGCGACCGGCTGCGCGCGCGTGCCGTCACCACGACGGTCGTCGCCACCGTCGTGGCCGCGCCGGTGCTCGCCCTGTGGGCCGCCTACCGGGGAGCGCCGCTGACCGGCGAGGGCCACGACGGCCGCTCGGTCACCGCGAGCGAGGCGGACGACCGGGACGGGAGCGGCGGCGACCACCCGCCCGGCTACGAGAACGCGGGCAACGCGCGTACGGGCCCCGACTCCCGCTTCACCGCGGGCAGCCGCTCGCCCGACGTCTCCGTAGAGGTCATCAGCGGCGGGGGCGCGCCCTCGCGTTCGACCACGGGGCCCGGACGCCTCACCGTGGAGGCACAGCCGAGCGGCGACACGACCCTCATCACGCTGACGGCGTCCGGGGGTTCACCGGTGTGGTGGTCGGCGAGCGAGGGTGCGTCCTGGCTCTATCTGAGCCGGTCCTCGGGAACGCTCGCGCCGGGGGAGTCGTTCACGATCCAGGTGTACGTCGACCATGACCGCGAGCCGTCGGGGCACTGGCGGGCACGGGTGTCCATCGCGCCCTCGGGGGCGGTCATCTCCATCGACGGGTTCGGGCGCGGGGGGCTGCCGCCCAGTCATCCCGGGCCTCGGCCCACGCCCACGCCCAGTGATCCGGGGCCGTCGGACCCGGATCCGACGCCGACCCCGTCCGACCCCGACCCGACGCCGACTCCCTCTGATCCGGAGCCGACGCCGACGGAGCCGACGCCGACGGATCCCGGGCCGTCCGACTCGTCTCCGCCGCCCAGTGACGGCGGGGAGCCGAGTTCCGGCTGAGCGCGCCGCTGTGGTGGAGCTGTTTCCCGGCTGCGGCGCCGTCGTGGCTTGTCGCGCAGTTCCCCGCGCCCCTTACGGGGCCCCTCCTACCGCTTCGGGTCCGCCGGGTGTGGGGCCAGGAGCGGGAGTTGGGAGGAGAGGCGCTCCTCGCACAGCTCCTCGAGGCGGGCGTAGCCCTTCTTGCCCATCAGTTCGATCAGTTCCGGGCGGTAGGAGACGTACACCGGGTCGCCCGCGCCGTGCGCCGACGTCGCCGACGTGCACCACCAGTGCAGGTCGTGGCCGCCGGGACCCCAGCCCCGCCGGTCGTACTCACCGATCGACACCTGGAGCACGCGCGTGTCGTCGGGCCTGTCGATCCACTCGTACGTCCGTCGCACCGGCAGCTGCCAGCAGACGTCCGGCTTCGTCTCCAGGGGCTCGCGGCCCTCCTTCAGCGCCAGGATGTGCAGCGAGCAGCCCGCGCCGCCCGCGAAACCGGGGCGGTTCTGGAAGATGCACGAACCCTGGTACGGACGGGTCTGGCGGTCGCCGTCCTCGTCCGTGGAGACCCAGCCGCTCTCCCTGCCGACGTCGTGGTGCTGCCAGATGTCGGGCGTGAGCCGCTCGACGAACCCGGCGACCCGCTTCTCGTCGTCATCGTCCGAGAAATGGGCACCTAGCGTGCAGCAGCCGTCGTCGGCGCGGCCCGCCTGGATGCCCTGGCAACCGCTTCCGAAGATGCAGGTCCAGCGAGAGGTCAGCCATGTCAGATCGCACCGGAAGACCTGCTCGTCGTCCGCGGGATCAGGAAACTCCACCCAGGCCCGGGCGAAGTCCAGACCCTTCTCGTCCCGCTTCTTCTGCTTCTCAGGGCCGGTCGGCTTCGTCGACGGCTTCCCCGACTTCGATTTGTCGGTCTTCGCCTTTTTCGTCTTTGGCACGCCTCCAGGGTATGCGCGTGCGGGGCCGCCCGAAGACCGCCGGGGGCCCCATGCGGCGTAGCGTTCCGTACATGAGACTCGGTGTCCTCGACGTGGGGTCGAACACGGTGCATCTGCTCGTGGTCGACGCCCACCCCGGCGCGCGCCCGCTGCCCGCCCACTCGCACAAGGCCGACCTGCGCCTCGCCCAACTCCTCGACCCGGCGGGCGCGATCGGCCCCGACGGCGTCGACCGGCTCGTCGCCACCGTGCGCGACGCGGTGGAGGCCGCCGAGGACAAGGGCGTGGAGGAAGTCCTTCCGTTCGCCACCTCCGCGGTGCGCGAGGCCAGCAACGCGGACGAGGTGCTCGCCAGGGTCAGGGACGAGACCGGCGTCGACCTGAAGGTCCTGTCCGGCGAGGAGGAGGCCAAGCTGACCTTCCTGGCCGTCCGGCGCTGGTTCGGCTGGTCCGCGGGCAAGCTGCTCGTCCTCGACATCGGCGGCGGCTCCCTGGAGATCGCGTACGGCATCGACGAGGAGCCCGACGCCGCGGTCAGCCTGCCGCTCGGCGCGGGCCGCCTCACCGCGGCCTGGTTGCGGCAGGACCCGCCCGACCCCTCCGACGTGCGGGCGCTGAGGCGGCACGCGCGCGCCCAGATCGCGCGCACCGTGGGGGAGTTCACCCGGTTCGGCAACCCCGACCACGTGGTGGCCACGTCGAAGACGTTCAAGCAGCTCGCCCGGCTCGCCGGGGCGGCCCGCTCGGCGGAGGGCCTCTACGTACAGCGGGAGCTGAAGCGGAAGTCCCTGGAGGACTGGGTGCCGCAGCTCGCCGCGATGACCGAGCAGGAGCGGGCGGTGCTGCCCGGCGTCTCCGAGGGCCGGGCCGGGCAGCTGCTCGCCGGGGCGCTCGTCGCGGAGGGCGCCATGGACCTCTTCGGCGTGGAGACCCTGGAGATCTGCCCGTGGGCGCTGCGCGAGGGCGTGATCCTGCGCAGGCTGGACCACCTTCCGGCCTCGTGACGCACCACGTGCCGGGCCACGCGCCGGGCCGGTGGGAGGGGGTGGCGTGAGGCCACCTCCCCCGCGCCGATCCGTGGCCCGTACGCTGTCCCTCGTGGCAGAACCAGTGGTGCGCATCCCGGATGCGAAGGTCGCCCTGTCGACGGCCTCGGTCTATCCGGAGTCGACGGCGACGGCCTTCGAGATAGCGGCACGCCTGGGCTACGACGGCGTCGAGGTCATGGTCTGGACCGACCCGGTCAGCCAGGACATCGAGGCGCTGCGCCGCCTGAGCGACTACCACCGCATCCCGATCCTGGCCGTCCACGCGCCGTGTCTGCTGATCACCCAGCGCGTGTGGTCCACGGACCCCTGGGTGAAGCTCCAGCGCGCGAAGGCCGCCGCCGAGAAGCTCGACGCGTCGACGGTGGTCGTCCACCCGCCCTTCCGCTGGCAGCGGCAGTACGCGCGCGACTTCGTCGAGGGCATCTGGCGGATGGCGGACGAGACCGACGTGCGCTTCGCCGTCGAGAACATGTACCCGTGGCGCTACCGCGACCGCGAGATGCTCGCGTACGCCCCGGACTGGGACGTCACCAAGGACGACTACCGGCACTTCACCGTCGACCTCTCGCACACCGCGACGGCCCGCACGGACGCGATGGACATGATCGACCGCATGGGCGACCGGCTCGGCCACGTCCACCTCGCCGACGGCAAGGGCTCCGCCAAGGACGAGCACCTGGTGCCGGGGCGCGGCACGCAGCCGTGCGCCGAGCTCCTGGAGCGCCTGGCCACGACCAACTTCGACGGGCACGTCGTCATCGAGGTCAACACGCGGCGCGCGATGTCCAGCGCCGAACGCGAGGCCGATCTCGCCGAGGCGCTCGCCTTCACCAGGCTGCACCTGGCATCGGCGGTGCGGGTGCCCCGCTCGTGAGCGCCACCCGTGGCAGGGGGCGGCCCTCCCGTACGCAGTCCGAGGCCGGGCCCGCGACCCGCGACCGGATCCTGGAAGCGGCGCGCGGCGAATTCTCCGCGCACGGGTACGAGAAGACGTCCGTGCGCGCCATCGCCAAGGCCGCCGGGGTGGACCCGGCGCTCGTCCACCACTACTTCGGTACGAAGGAACAGGTCTTCGAGGCGGCCGTCACGGCCACCTTCGCACCCGCGCTCGAAGCGCCCGCCGCGATCGAGGAGGGCCCGCTCGACGACGTCGGCGAGCGGCTCACCCGCTTCGTCTTCGGCATCTGGGAGAACCCGGCGACGCGCGCCCCGCTGCTCGCCGTCGTGCGCTCCGCCGTGAACAACGACACCGCGGCCGCCGTCTTCCGGCGCCTGGTCGCCACCCAGCTCCTGAGCCGCGTCGCCCGCCGCCTCGACCTGCCGGACGCCGAGCTGCGGGCCGAGCTCGCGGCCGCGCAGCTGGTGGGCATCGCCATGCTGCGGTACGTGATCAAGGTCGAGCCGCTGGCCTCGGCGAGCGTGGAGCAGATCGTGGCGCGGGTGGCTCCGGTGGTGCAGGGGCATCTGACCGGGCCCTAGGGGCATCTGACCGGACCCTGAGGCCCACGGATCCGGCGGTCGCTCACCGAGACGGCCGTCCCGCCATCCGGACGGCCTGTCCAGATCGTGGAGCGGCGGCGTACGCTCGGCATCAAGTCATACCTGCCTCGAAGGTCCCGCCGGGGCCCCTGAAGGAGCGAGCGACGATGCCCGAGCTGAGGTCCCGAACCGTCACCCACGGCCGCAACATGGCGGGCGCCCGCGCCCTGATGCGCGCCTCCGGTGTACCCGGCGCGGACATCGGACGGAAGCCCATCATCGCCGTCGCCAACTCCTTCACGGAGTTCGTGCCGGGCCACACCCACCTGCAGCCCGTCGGCCGCATCGTCTCCGACGCGATCCGCGAGGCCGGTGGCATCCCGCGCGAGTTCAACACCATCGCGGTGGACGACGGCATCGCGATGGGTCACGGCGGCATGCTGTACTCCCTGCCGTCCCGCGACCTGATCGCCGACTCGGTCGAGTACATGGTCGAGGCGCACTGCGCGGACGCCCTGATCTGCATCTCCAACTGCGACAAGATCACGCCCGGCATGCTGATGGCGGCGCTCCGCCTCAACATCCCGACGGTCTTCGTCTCCGGCGGTCCGATGGAGGCGGGCAAGGCGACCCTCGTCGACGGCACGGTCCGCAAGCTCGACCTGGTCAACGCGATCAGCGACGCGGTCGACGAGAACGTCTCGGACGAGGACATCCTCCGTATCGAGGAGAACGCCTGTCCGACCTGCGGCTCCTGTTCCGGCATGTTCACCGCCAACTCGATGAACTGCCTGACCGAGGCCATCGGCCTCTCCCTGCCGGGCAACGGCTCGGTCCTCGCCACGCACACCGCCCGCAAGGAGCTGTACGAGCGCGCGGGGCAGACGGTCGTCGACATCACCAAGCGCTACTACGACGGCGACGATGCCTCCGTCCTGCCGCGCAGCATCGCCACCCACGCCGCGTTCGAGAACGCCATGGCCCTCGACATCGCCATGGGCGGCTCCACCAACACGATCCTGCACCTGCTCGCCGCCGCCCGCGAGGCCGAGGTCGACTACGACCTGACCGACATCGACGCCGTCTCGCGCCGCGTCCCGTGCCTGGCCAAGGTCGCCCCGAACGCCGCGCCCACCACGACGTACTACATGGAGGACGTGCACCGCGCGGGCGGCATCCCCGCGCTGCTCGGCGAGCTGTACCGGGGCGGGCTGCTCAACGAGGACGTGCACACCGTCCACTCGCCCTCCATCAAGGAGTGGCTCGACGCCTGGGACATCCGCTCCGGCGCCACCTCCGCCGAGGCCGTCGAGCTGTGGCACGCGGCGCCCGGCTGTCAGCGCTCCGCCGAGGCGTTCTCGCAGTCCGAGCGCTGGGACACCCTCGACACGGACGCCGCGAACGGCTGCATCCGCGACGTCGCCCACGCCTACTCCAAGGACGGCGGCCTCGGCGTCCTCAAGGGCAACATCGCGGTGGACGGCTGCGTGGTGAAGACCGCGGGCGTCGACGAGTCGATCTGGACGTTCGAAGGTCCCGCGGTCGTCTGCGACTCGCAGGAAGAGGCCGTCGAGAAGATCCTCAACAAGGTCGTCAAGCACGGCGACGTGGTCGTCATCCGCTACGAGGGCCCCAAGGGCGGCCCCGGCATGCAGGAGATGCTCTACCCGACCTCCTTCCTCAAGGGCCGGGGCCTCGGCAAGACCTGCGCCCTGGTCACCGACGGCCGCTTCTCCGGCGGTACGTCGGGCCTCTCGATCGGCCACGCGTCGCCCGAGGCGGCGTCCGGCGGCACGATCGCGCTCGTCCAGGACGGCGACCGCATCCGCATCGACATCCCGCAGCGCTCGATCGAACTCCTCGTCCCCGAGGCGGAGCTGACCGCCCGCCGCGAGGCCCTGGGCGGTGTGTACGCGCCCAAGCCGCGCGAGCGCAAGGTCTCCGCGGCCCTGCGCGCGTACGCGGCGATGGCGACGAGCGCCGACAAGGGCGCGGTCAGGGACGTCTCGAAGCTGGGCTGAGCCCTCCCGGAAACCTTTCGGGGCGCGGGCGCGTCCTTGGTGTGAGGAGCATGCCGAGGGCGGCCCGCGTCGCCCGTTACGGGGGAGAGCACTGTGAGCGAGAACGTCATAGCGCCAGAAGCAAGCGCCGAGGCCGAGGCCGAGGCCGTGGCCGTGGCCGCCGGCAGCTACCCGGTCGTCGCGGACGTCAACGTCCGCTCGGGACCCGGCACGTCGTACGGCAAGGTCGGCCGCCTGCGCGCGGGCAGCCGCGTCACCATCCAGTGCCAGAAGGCGGGCGAGACGGTCACGGGCCCGACCGGCACGTCGAAGATCTGGGACCGCATCGGCAGCGGCCGCTACGTCTCGGACACGTACGTCCGCACGGGGAGCAACGGGTACGTGGCGCCGCGCTGCTGATCGTCGTGGCGGTTTCGTAGCTGTCAGCTGTCAGCTGTCAGCTGTCAGCCGTCGGAGTCCGGGAGTTCAGCCGGACTTCGGCGGCTTCGTCGCGTCGAAGGCGAACACCGTGTTGTCGTCGGCCGTCACGACCACCATGCGCCCCGCGACCGTCACCCGGGAACTGGCGTTCATCTCGCCCGTCATGCCGTCGGCCCGCGGGTTCGTCGTCCACAGGGGCGCGCCCGTGCGCGCCGAGAGCGCGGCGACCCGGCCGCTGGCCGAGCTGAAGTAGAGGGCCCCGTCGCCGTTGCCGCCCACCGGCCCCGAAAGGCCCTCGACGCCGGACTGCCTGGCCCACCTCTTGTGGCCCGTCGCCGGGTCGAAGGCGGTGACGAGCCCGGTCTGCCCGCTCACGAGCACGGTGTCGCCCACCAGTCCCGGCGTGCCCCCGTACGTCTTCGGCAGCCGGGAGTACGTGACGTGCTGCGAGTCCTTGTCGACCCGCATCACCCCGTCGTAACCGAGGGACGCGAGGCGCTGCTCGTCCCTGTGCACGAGTACGAGGCTGTCGCCGCTGGTGCCGACGGGCTGGGCGGGGCCCTTGAGGGCGATGGCCTTGCCGAGCGTCCCGGAGTCGAGGTCGACGACGTGCAGCGTGGAGTGGCGGATTTCGCTCGCGGCCACCTCGGCGGTCGGCGCGCACATCAGGTAGAGGCGGGCGCCGGAGGGGACGGGGGAGCACTGCGTGCCCGCGGGGAACGGCTGCCGCCAGGCGACCGAGCCGCTGCGCGCGCTCCTGGCCTCCAGACGGGTGTTCGACGCGTCGACCGTCATGACCTTCGAGTCGACGACCACGGCGTCCTGCGTACGCCCGGTCACGGCCGTGGACTGGGCGCCCGACGGCACCGACCACAGCTCCTTGCCCTTGTCCGCGTCGAGGGCGACCACCTCGGTGGCCGGATCACCCGAGCCCTCGGCCGCGATGCGGTAGCCGAGCACCGTGTCGTCGGTGGCGCCCACCAGGTGCATGCCCTGGACCGGCACGCCCGGGCTCTTCTCGGTCCACACGCGGGAGCCGTCGGAGGCGCGCAGGCGGGCCGCGACGACGCCGCCGCCCCCGCAGAACACCGCGTCGCCGCGGGTCAGACAGCGCAGCTCGTCGGGGATGTCGGCGCGGCCGCCGAGCACCGTCTTCTTCCACGGCGCGAACCGGTGCGGCAGCGCGGCCGAGCCGGTCGCCGCGACGTTGCCGCCCCGGCCGCCCGCGTCGCCCGGCTCGTCGGACGAGCCGGTGCGCAGGAGCGTGGCCCCGCCCGCGATCGCGGCCACGGCGACCGCGGCGGCGAGCACAGGGCGCCAGCGGCGGCGCAGGTGACGGCCGATGAGGGTGCCGGTCGGGGGGCTGGTGTGCGGGGGGTTCTCGGCCGCGGCCGCGGGCGGCCGCGAAGGGCCGGGGGACGGGGTGTCGTCGGTCGCCGACAGGTGGTGCTGGGTGTCCGTCTCGCGGGTGGGGCAGCCGCCCCCGGCCCCGGCGGGACCGCCGAGGTCGGCGGGCAGGTCCCGCAGTCCCACGAGGAGTTCGTCGGCCGAGGGGCGGTGCTCGGGGTCCTTGGCGAGGCACGGCTCGACCACCGATCGCAGCGCGCCGGGCACCGAGCCCAACGACGGGGCCTCGTGCACCACTTGATACGCCGTCATATAGGGGCTGTCCGCGTCGAAGGGGCCCTGCCCCGTCGCCGCGTACACCAGCAGCGTGCCCAGCGAGAAGACGTCGGAGCGCGGCCCGACCCCGCGCGGGGCCTGCAACTGCTCCGGTGACATGAAGGGCGGCGTGCCTATCACCCGCCCCGTCATCGTCAGCGTCTGCTGGTCCGCCGCGCGCGAGATGCCGAAGTCGATGACGCGCGGGCCCTCGGGGGACAGCACCACGTTGGACGGCTTGAGGTCGCGGTGCACGACCCCGGCGCGGTGGATGTCCCGCAGCGCCTCGGTCAGACCTATGGCCAGCGTGCGCAGCTCGGAGCCGCCGATCGGGCCGCGCTTCGCGATGCGCTGGGCGAGCGTGTCGCCCTCGATGAAGGTGGTGGCCATCCACGGGTGCTCGGCCTCGGGGTCGGCGTCGATCACGGCGGCGGTGAAGGCGCCGCTGACCCGGCGGGCCGCCGCGACCTCCTGCCGGAAGCGGATCCGGAACTCCTCGTCGTCCGCGAACTGCTGGTGGATCAGCTTGATCGCGACGGGCCGCCCCGACGCCGTACGCGCGAGGAAGACCGTGCCCATGCCGCCCGACCCGAGCCGGGCCTCCAGCGGATAGCCGCCGATCTCCTCAGGGTCTCCTCCACGGAGCGACACTCGCACCAACCTCCCCCGTGTTCTCGGGTCTGTTCTCGCGCTACGACTCACGCCGCTTACGCCGCCCAAACTAGCGGCCCCGCCGTGTGCTCCCGCAAGGCGGGGGACGAATAGGGCGAGCCCACCCCCCCACTACGCTTCGCCTCCTCCCGGTCCTCCTCCCGGTCCTCCCCGCGGCCCCCTCCGCCGCCCGCCGCCGCCCTCCGCCGAGCGGGGCCCCCGGCGGGCGATAATCAAACGGTGAGCGAAGAAACCTCCGGAACCACCCCTGGTCCGCGGCCCGAACCGATCCGCTTCTTCGGTACGACGTGGCTCGACCACGACAACGGCTACGGCGCCCGCCGCGTCGGCGCCGCCGTCGGCTCGCTGCTGCTCGCGGCCGCGGGCTGCTTCGTGCTCCGCTTCGCCTACGAGGGCCTGGCCATCGCGGACGTGGGCACGTTCGTGAACCTGCTGGTCGTCGTCATGTTCGCGATCTGCAGCGCGCTCGCCTTCCGCCGCACCTGGGAGGGGTACACACGCCGCCACGACCCGGCGTCGGTCGCCTCGATGCGCGGCCTGATGACGATCGGCTTCATCGGCGGCCTGCTCGCCTACTTCTTCCGTTCCCTGAAGGAGGCACCGGGCGAGGAGCTCCACCGCAAGGAATACGAGACGGCCCGCGTCCAGTACGAGAAGCGCACGTCGCGCCGGACGGGCAACCCCTCACGCAAGAAGCGCGGAGGCTGAGCCCGCGCTCGCCCGGGGCGCCGGGGCCGAGGGCTGGATCAGCCGTCCCCATCGGCGTGAGGATGCCCCCATGACGTCCGCCCCCTCCCCCCGCGCCCACTCCTTCAACGCGGCCGCCGCCCAGTACGCGGCGAACCGCCCCTCCTACCCGCCCGCCCTCCTCGACTCCGTCGAACGCCTGATGGGGCGGCGCCTCGCGGGGGCGCGCGTCGTGGACGTCGGCGCGGGTACCGGTATCGCCACCGCCCTGCTCGTCGAGCGCGGCGCGGACGTCGTCGCGGTCGAGCCCGGAGACGGCATGGCGGAACAGTTCCGCCGCACGCTGGCGCACGTCCCCGTCGTACGCGGCGACGGCAACGCGCTGCCGCTCGCGGACGGCATCGCCGACCTGATCACGTACGCCCAGGCCTGGCACTGGACCGATCAGGAACGCTCCGTCCCCGAGGCCCTGCGCGTGCTGCGGCCCGGCGGCGCCCTCGCCCTGTGGTGGAACACCACGGACCCGGATACGCCCTGGCTCACCGAGCAGAGCGCCCGCATCGCGCGCCACCTCGGCATGGACGACGGCGCGGGGCGCACCGCCGAGCGCACCAGGCACAGCGTCGGCGCCCTGACCACCGCGCTGGACTTCCGCCGCGACCAGGTGCGCTGGAGCCGCCGCGTCCCCCTCGACACCCACCTCGCCAACATCGGCACGCACTCGGCGTTCCTGGTCATGGGCGCGGAGCGCACGGCCGCCTTCCTCGCCGAGGAGCGCGCCGAGCTCCTCAAGGTCTTTCCGGACGCGGTCGTCGAGGAGCGTTACGTCGTGGACCTGCTGGTCGCGATCCGGCCCTCATCGGACGCGGCGCCCGGTACCGGTACCGGCTCCGCTTCCTGATTACACCCGGCCTACAGATCCGTCGCCACGATCGGCACAGCGGTCACCGCGAGCACGGCGCCTTGACGGGCCGAGGTGCGCGGAGGATTATTCATCACATGATGAATAACAAGAGTCCGGCCGCCCCGCACGCTCCACACGGTCCGGAGGCCGCGCAGGACGCACCCCCGACCCCCGCCGTCCTCGCCGGGAACGTGACCGTCGTCCGAGGCCCCCGCACCGTCCTGCGCGGCCTCGACTTCACCGTCCCGCGCGGCCAGATCACCGGCCTCCTCGGCCCCTCCGGCTGCGGAAAGTCCACCCTCATGCGCTCGGTCGTCGGCACCCAGGCCAAGGTCACCGGACGCCTCGACGTCCTCGGCCACCCGGCGGGCGCCCCCGCCCTGCGCTCCCGCATCGGCTACGTCACCCAGCACCCGTCCGTCTACGACGACCTCACCGTCCGCCAGAACCTCGACTACTTCGCCGCCGTCCTCGACCCGGGCAGGAGCGCCGCCGGACGCCGCCACGAACACGTCACCCGCGCCATCGACGACGTCGACCTCACCTCGCACGCCGACTCCCTCGCGGGCAACCTCTCCGGCGGCCAGCGCAGCCGCGTCTCCCTCGCCGTGGCCCTCATCGGCGCCCCCGAACTCCTCGTCCTCGACGAACCGACCGTCGGCCTCGACCCCGTCCTCCGACGTGACCTGTGGAACCTCTTCCACGCCATCGCCGCCGACCGGGGCGCCACCCTCCTCGTCTCCTCCCACGTCATGGACGAGGCGGAGCGCTGCCACCGCCTCCTCCTCATGCGCGAGGGCGAGATCCTCGCCGACGACACCCCCGACGCACTCCGCGCCCGCACCCGCGCCGAGACGGTCGAGGCCGCCTTCCTCCACCTCGTGGACCAGGCCGACACCCGCCACAGCCAGCACTGAAGACGAAGCCCCGGAGCCCCCGATGAACGCCTACCGCACCTTCGCCACCGCCGCCCGCGTGCTGCGCCAGCTCCGCCACGACCCGCGCTCCATCGCCCTGATGATCCTGGTCCCGTGCGTGATGCTGCTGCTCCTGCGCTACGTCTTCGACGGCAGCCCCGCGACCTTCGACTCGATCGGCGCCTCGCTGCTCGGCATCTTCCCGCTCATCACGATGTTCCTGGTCACCTCCATCGCCACCCTGCGCGAACGCACCTCGGGCACCCTCGAACGCCTCCTCGCCATGCCGCTCGCCAAGGGCGACCTCATCGCCGGATACGCCCTCGCCTTCGGCGCCCTCGCGATCGTCCAGTCGGCGCTCGCCACCGGCCTCGCCCTGTGGACCCTCGGCCTCGACGTCACCGGATCGGCCTGGCTGCTGCTCCTGGTCGCCCTGCTCGACGCCCTGCTCGGCACCGCGCTCGGCCTCTTCGTCTCGGCCTTCGCCGCCTCCGAGTTCCAGGCGGTCCAGTTCATGCCGGCGGTGATCTTCCCCCAGCTGCTGCTCTGCGGCCTGTTCGCCCCGCGCTCCAGCATGCAGCCGGTCCTGGAATGGATCTCCAACGTCCTCCCCATGTCGTACGCCGTCGACGGCATGAACGAAGTCCTCCACCACCCCGACGTCACCGGCGACTTCGTCCGCGACGCCGTCATCGTCGCCGCCTGCGCCGTCCTGGTCCTCGGCCTGGGCGCCGCCACCCTCCGCCGCCGCACCGCCTGACCGGCCCTGACCGGGGCCCTGGCCCGTCCGCCTGCCGGACGCCCCCACCCCCGCCACCGG contains:
- a CDS encoding protein kinase domain-containing protein; translation: MSLRGGDPEEIGGYPLEARLGSGGMGTVFLARTASGRPVAIKLIHQQFADDEEFRIRFRQEVAAARRVSGAFTAAVIDADPEAEHPWMATTFIEGDTLAQRIAKRGPIGGSELRTLAIGLTEALRDIHRAGVVHRDLKPSNVVLSPEGPRVIDFGISRAADQQTLTMTGRVIGTPPFMSPEQLQAPRGVGPRSDVFSLGTLLVYAATGQGPFDADSPYMTAYQVVHEAPSLGSVPGALRSVVEPCLAKDPEHRPSADELLVGLRDLPADLGGPAGAGGGCPTRETDTQHHLSATDDTPSPGPSRPPAAAAENPPHTSPPTGTLIGRHLRRRWRPVLAAAVAVAAIAGGATLLRTGSSDEPGDAGGRGGNVAATGSAALPHRFAPWKKTVLGGRADIPDELRCLTRGDAVFCGGGGVVAARLRASDGSRVWTEKSPGVPVQGMHLVGATDDTVLGYRIAAEGSGDPATEVVALDADKGKELWSVPSGAQSTAVTGRTQDAVVVDSKVMTVDASNTRLEARSARSGSVAWRQPFPAGTQCSPVPSGARLYLMCAPTAEVAASEIRHSTLHVVDLDSGTLGKAIALKGPAQPVGTSGDSLVLVHRDEQRLASLGYDGVMRVDKDSQHVTYSRLPKTYGGTPGLVGDTVLVSGQTGLVTAFDPATGHKRWARQSGVEGLSGPVGGNGDGALYFSSASGRVAALSARTGAPLWTTNPRADGMTGEMNASSRVTVAGRMVVVTADDNTVFAFDATKPPKSG
- a CDS encoding class I SAM-dependent methyltransferase → MTSAPSPRAHSFNAAAAQYAANRPSYPPALLDSVERLMGRRLAGARVVDVGAGTGIATALLVERGADVVAVEPGDGMAEQFRRTLAHVPVVRGDGNALPLADGIADLITYAQAWHWTDQERSVPEALRVLRPGGALALWWNTTDPDTPWLTEQSARIARHLGMDDGAGRTAERTRHSVGALTTALDFRRDQVRWSRRVPLDTHLANIGTHSAFLVMGAERTAAFLAEERAELLKVFPDAVVEERYVVDLLVAIRPSSDAAPGTGTGSAS
- a CDS encoding ABC transporter ATP-binding protein, giving the protein MMNNKSPAAPHAPHGPEAAQDAPPTPAVLAGNVTVVRGPRTVLRGLDFTVPRGQITGLLGPSGCGKSTLMRSVVGTQAKVTGRLDVLGHPAGAPALRSRIGYVTQHPSVYDDLTVRQNLDYFAAVLDPGRSAAGRRHEHVTRAIDDVDLTSHADSLAGNLSGGQRSRVSLAVALIGAPELLVLDEPTVGLDPVLRRDLWNLFHAIAADRGATLLVSSHVMDEAERCHRLLLMREGEILADDTPDALRARTRAETVEAAFLHLVDQADTRHSQH
- a CDS encoding ABC transporter permease, producing the protein MNAYRTFATAARVLRQLRHDPRSIALMILVPCVMLLLLRYVFDGSPATFDSIGASLLGIFPLITMFLVTSIATLRERTSGTLERLLAMPLAKGDLIAGYALAFGALAIVQSALATGLALWTLGLDVTGSAWLLLLVALLDALLGTALGLFVSAFAASEFQAVQFMPAVIFPQLLLCGLFAPRSSMQPVLEWISNVLPMSYAVDGMNEVLHHPDVTGDFVRDAVIVAACAVLVLGLGAATLRRRTA